The Gemmatimonas aurantiaca T-27 DNA segment AGGCGTGCGAGTTCGATCCCATCGGACGCATCCTGATTGGGCCAGTCACGACGGCGGTGCTGCCACACATGATGCAACACAGGCACACGCGCGGCGGCCGCGGCCTGCGCGATATCGTCGAGCAAGACATCATCGGCGCGACGGCCGGCGGCGAGCTTGATACCGATCGCGCCACGCTGCAATCCGCGCGTGATTTCGCCGAGTGCGTGTTGGGTGAAGTTCGGGTTCACGGCCACGTAGGCTTTCACGCGCGCGCCCTGCGCATCGGCGAAGTCGAACATCCAATCGTTCGCTTGCGTCTGATCGTCCGGCGAGGCGAAGTAGGTGGGTGAGGTGTGGCCCCACGACCCCAGCACCGAGGCGACGTGACACCGCACGCCGATACGATGTCCTGCCTCGAGTCGCGATTGATTGTACCGTTGCCAATCACCGCGGTTGGTGTGCGGTGTGTGAAAGTGCGCATGCGGATCGATGAGCGGATCCGATCCGCCGAGCGGCACCGCGGCGGGATGGTGGGATGCGATCGCGTGCGTGGTCGCGGTCATGGCGTTCAACGAGGGTTCTGTTCGTGCAACGTTGTTCGGGTGTCGATTTCGCGCGTCACTCAGGTGGCCATGCGCGGACCGGGAACGAGGCTCTGCATCACCTCGGGCAGTACACGAGCGACTTCGTCACAGGCTGCATCATCATGGGCCAAGGCACCAAACTGATAGGCGCCGCGCTTGAGCAGCACGCCACTGCGCGCG contains these protein-coding regions:
- a CDS encoding amidohydrolase family protein; this translates as MTATTHAIASHHPAAVPLGGSDPLIDPHAHFHTPHTNRGDWQRYNQSRLEAGHRIGVRCHVASVLGSWGHTSPTYFASPDDQTQANDWMFDFADAQGARVKAYVAVNPNFTQHALGEITRGLQRGAIGIKLAAGRRADDVLLDDIAQAAAAARVPVLHHVWQHRRRDWPNQDASDGIELARLAQRHPTVTFLLAHIGGGGDWAHTPPAVRDVPNVVMDLSGSGIDRGMIDQALQWVGAKRLLWAADLTLCTGLTKLRALSYTGASPDEIADMRWRNAVRIFPPGAFDRAVAPGAPSAGACL